The stretch of DNA TGTCAAACAGATCCGCGGCCGTGGACTGCTCTTGGGCATCGAGTTCAACCCGCTCCCCGACGCCATCATGACGCACTGGAAGCAGACCCAGGCCCAGGGCATCGGCGAGTTCATCGCGCCGCAATTGGGGGAATTGATCGAAAGCATTCCGGCCCTCTACACCATGCACAATCTGCTGCAAGAATTCGGCATCTACACGCAGGTCGCGCGCTCCCACGCCATGGTGCTGCGCATCCAGCCGCCGTTGACCATCACCGCCGAAGAGGTCGATCAAGTGCTCGCGGCTGTGGATCGGGTCATCGGCAGCATTGATTTTGCCAAGAACGTCGTGAATGACCTGATCTCGAAATCGACGCTCGGCACGCACGAAGGGGGCAAAGATCGCAGCGGTCAGGCGATCGACCAGACGATTGCTTGATCTTGAATGTGGCGAAGACAATTCCAAGCGATGCGTCGCCGAGGTTCAGGCATGCTGATTCGCGCGCCGCGAAAAAGCATGGCACAGCCGTCAGAGGAGGTCGCCAGCGAGGCAGCCTTCGATCTGTCGAGAAAACAGACGCAACAGGTCTTCGGCTTTCTGGAGCGACAGGGATGGATCGCGGTGCATCGAGAGCGTTGTCACCGTCCCATGCGTGACGACGCCGAACGCCGCCGCCGTATGCGGGCGTAGCGGCGGCAGGAGCGCCAGACTCTGTAATCTCAACGGCCCACGGCGGGCGTCGACCTCGATCGTTGCGTCCACCAGCGGCTCACCCAGGTTGCTGAGCACGCACGTCGCCAGACAGCGATCCGTCGGCAAGAGGCGCGGGATGCGTCGGAGGCGCTGCGCCAGTCCCAGAATGTGATGAAACGCCAGGCCCAACCGGCAGCGTTTGACGATTCCCATTTCCAGCGACACCAGGCGCAGCAGTTTCGGCACGGTTGCCTTGGCATTCATGCGCCGATCGAGATTGATCATGCACACGATATTCGCAGCCGGTGTGGCATCGTCGGCCGGAAGGCGCAGATTCATCGGCACCATCACGCGCGCGATTTTTCCAGCCGCATCCGGCTTATGCTCGGCAACCCAGTCGTGCAGCGCGGCAAACAAGCACGTGACCAGGAGATCGTTCACCGTGGCGCCGCGAGCGCGCGCCGCGCTACGCAGCTCTTGCAACTTCTCGGCGTCGAATTGATGCGATAACGAGAGCGGGCCGGCCGAGAGATCGGCCGCCTGGTCCTCCTCGTCGCTGTCATCAACCAGGCTCAGCGGCCGATGCGAATAGAATTCGACCACGCCCACCAGGGCCAGCAGTTCTTGCGGCAATCGCAATAGCCGCCGCCACCAGGTAAGGCCGAACCGGCCGCGACGAGCCAGACGTGCGGGATCTACCGTGCGCAGGCGACTGCCACCGGCCGCTTCCACCAGCATGGCGTAGGCGTTCAGGCAATCGTCGATGAAGCCGGCCGCGCCAACGCCATCGCAGCAGGCGTGATGAAATTCAAACCACAGCGTGGCGCGGTGCTCATCTCCACGCACCCAAATTCGCAGTCCCCGCTGTCGCCGCAGGTCGATCATCCGGCCCGCTGGAAAATCGAGCGGTTCGTCGGGGCCTCCCCAGGAGATCGCCGGCGGCGGCCCGATCTTTGCTGTCCAGTGGTAGCCCGCCGTCTCGTCCCCCTCGAGCAGGCGGCAGAGCAGCGGATGCCGCGGGAGCATATCGTCGACCGCTTGTCGCCAGACGTCGCGGTCGAGACGGCCCTGCACCTCGGCTTTCAACCAGAAGGTCATAGGCTGACGCGCGCGATCGTCGGCCAGCATGTACTCTTCGAACGGCGTCAGCGGCAGAAGAGAAGGAGAGAGCGTATCAGACATCGCTGCGCGGTTTTGAAATCCCCCGATGCTGTAAAGCCGCCGCCGTCGCAGCAGGATGGGATGCTACCCCGCTTGCTGCTACTCGTCTAGATTCTCCAGATTTTCAGATTGGTAAAACAGATAATCATAACTCGTGCTTCTAATAGGAATCGTCGTGCTGTCGTTGGTCGAGGGTCCCCGTAAGTCGTTACGCTCCTTGACAATGCTGTGCAATTTATGGAAGATGGGCAACCTGTATTGAGCTAGGGAAGCTGCCGCCACGCACGAGACCGATGCAGCGCGTCGGGCCTCGCTCGCCAGCCAGAAACAAATCCACGGGCAGCCGACGCTGCTTCGCTTCGATCGCGAAACGAACAATGATCGGTTTGCAGGTTTCCTGGGAGGTAAATCCAGGACACATCGATTACCGTTTGCACCTGCTCACGGACGTGAGGTGTGAGTGACAGCCTTGCACACGTGCGTCTGCATTTGCAGGTACTTATGAGTGAGGATATTCGCCAGCGCTGGCGACAAGTTGTCCGCGAGTCGATGTGTCACGTCGACGCTCCCGCGGACGACCGCTATTGGTGCCCGGAGCTCGAAACGGCTTCGCGCGACCAACTGCGCGCGCTGCAGCAAGAGCGCGTGATCCTCGCCTACCAGTACCTGTGGGAGTGCAGTCCGTTTTATCGGGCCAAGTTCGAGCGAGCCGGGCTCGCGGCCGACAGTATTCGTACGCTGGACGATCTGCCGAAAATCCCGGTCACGCGCCGCGAGGAATGGCTGGAAAACCAGGAAGCCAATCCCCCGTGGGGCACCTTTTCGCCGCTCCGCCAGGAGGATTGGACCGAACGCGGCTGGATGCTGTTCACCACGTCGGGCACGACCGCGGCACAGCCCCGAGTTTTCCGCCACACCACCCACGACCGCGACCTGTGGAGCTGGCTTGGCGCCCGGGCTTTGTACGCCATGGGGGCCCGCCGGGGCGACATTGCCATCAATTGCTTCGGCTATGGCACCTCGGTCGCCTTTTGGGGGCTGCATTATGCCCTGAACCTGATGGGCGTGCCGGTTATCTCGGGCGGAGGGGCGAATACCGAGCGGCGGGCGTTTTTCATCCAGACTTATCGCCCGACGATGTTACTTTGCACGCCCTCTTACGCTCTCTACCTGGGGCGCGTCATGCAGGATGCCGGCCATTCGCCACAAGAAAGCTCGATCCGCATGATCGTGGCCGCCGGCGAGCCGGGCCCCTGCGTTCCCAGCACCAAGAAACGCATCGAAGATCTGTGGCACGCCTCGCTGCACGACGACTTTGGCTGCACCGAAGTGGCCATGAGCCCGTTGGGCTACACCTGCCGCGAGCAGGTGCGACGCCCAGACGGCCAGGTCGACGTGCATTTGATGGAAGACGCCTACCTGCCCGAGGTCTTGCATCCCGAAACCATGCAACCGGTCGGGGCCGGCGAATCGGGGGTGCTGGTCGTGAGCAACCTGTTCAGCGAATCGCAGCCGATCTTGCGGTACGTGATGGGAGATTGGATCAGCGTGACGACCGAGCCTTGCCTGTGCGGCCGGACGCACGCCCGGGCCATCGGCGGCCTGAAGGGGCGCAACGACGAACTGATCAAGATTCGTGGCCTGATGTTCTTCCCCTCAGTGATCGAGGACGCCGTTCGCCGGCTGCCCGAGGTGGGGGATGAGTTCAAGATCGAGATTCGCCGGGTCGACGACATGGATCGCATCAAGATCACGGTGGAACCGAACTCGCAGATCCCCAAGGGGGACTACGCGACGCCGCAGCAGCGCATCGCCCGATCGCTGAAGGGTTCGCTGGGTATCGACGTCGACGTGGCCCTGGTGCCATTCGGCACGTTGCCGCGTACCGAGTTCAAGGCGAAGCGGCTGTTTGACCTGCGCGAGAAGGCCTTCTGATGCACACCGCCAGCTCGACAACCATCGGCCGAGGCCAGCGGGCCGCGTTCCACCTCGTCACCGAGTTGGAGCTCGCGCACCCGTTCTGGCAATATCGCCGGCTGTACGAGTTCGAGCCGTATTCCTTCCTGCTCGATAGCGCGAAGGATCCGGAAAAGCTGGGCCGGTTCTCGTTCGTCGGTGGTGATCCGTTCCTGGTGTACAAGGCGAAGCGGCGCCTGCAGCCGGGCGCGCCGGCGACGGCGCGGATCGAAGTCACGCGCCGCCACGACGCCGAAGGGCGTCCGCTGGCCGCTCCCAAGGTTGAAACGCGCGAGGCAGACGTCTTCGACGATCTGCGCGCCTTGCTTGCCGAATCGTACGTCGACGTCGCTTGTTATGCCGATCAGCCGGTACCGCTGTTGGCCGGCGCCGTGGGCTACCTGGGGTACGAGGCGGGCTACTTCGTCGAAGAGATGCCCGACCTCGGTGCTGACGACCTGGGAATGCCGGACGTTTATTTCATGTTCCACGACGTTCTGTTGGCTCATTGCCACCAGAGCGAGCGGTCGTTCCTGTCGGTCGTCGGGCGCGGCGCGACCGAGGAGCAGGCACGCGCGCGGGCCGAGCGGCTGCGCGACCAGATGCTCGCGCGGATCGAAGCCTTCGAGGCAGCCCCGCCCGATCTTGCCTGGTCGGGGCCGAATCCCCAGCGCGCCGCGGCGACGACGATCGACGTGAAATCGCATTTCGACCTGCCGGGTTACTGCGAGCTGGTCGAACGCTGCAAGGAACACATTTTCGCGGGGGATATTTTCGAGGTCTGTCTGACGCACCGGCTCGAAACCGAGCTGGTCGGCGATCCGTGGGACCTGTATCAGGAGCTGCGGCGCATTAATCCGGCGCCGTTTGCATCGTTTTTGAACTTTCCTGAAGGGCACGTGATCTCGAGTTCGCCCGAGCGGTACGTCAGCCTGGGCGTGGACCGGGTTGCCGAGAGCCGGCCGATCAAGGGAACGCGCCGCCGCGGCGAGTCCGAAGCCGACGACGAGGCGATCTATCAAGAATTGTTCTCGTCGGTCAAAGATCGCGCCGAGAACGTGATGATCGTCGACCTGGTGCGCAACGATTTCGGCCGCGTCTGCAGGTTCGGCAGCGTTCACGTGCCCGAGCTGATGATCGTCGAACCGTACGCCACGGTGTTCCAGATGGTGTCGACCATACGCGGCGAGCTGGACGAAGGACTCGATGCGCTGGATCTTTTGCGGGCTTCGTTCCCCGGAGGATCGATGACCGGCGCGCCCAAGATCGAGGCCATGAAAATCATCGACCGGCTGGAGCCGGTCAAGCGCGGCATCTACTCGGGCGCGATCGGCTATCTCGATTTTTCGGGCGTGATGGATTTGTCGATCGTGATCCGTACGCTGGTCGAGCGCAATGGCCGTTGCTACTTCAACGTCGGCGGCGCGATCGTGGCTGACAGTGTTCCGCAGGCCGAGTATTACGAAACGCTCGACAAGGCGCGAGCTTTGATTACGGCCGTGAAGAATTTGAAGGCTTGCCAGATGTAACAGCGCGCGGAATTTCGCGCGATGGTAAATATGAAGACCGTCATCCTCGATAACTACGACTCGTTCACCTTCAACCTCTATCAATACATAGGGGAAACGGATGAACGGCCGCTCGTGTTTCGCAACGACAAGATTTCGTTCGACGAACTGACGCAGCTTGCGCCCGACCGGATCATTATCTCGCCCGGGCCCGGCAGCCCCGAGGATCCCGCGTATTTCGGCATCTGTCGGCAAACGATCCTCGAGTTGGGGCCGACGATTCCCATCCTGGGCGTCTGCCTGGGGCACCAGGGAATTATCTATTCGTTGGGGGGACGCGTGATCCGCGCTCCGGAAGTGATGCACGGCAAGACGAGCTACGTGTATCACAACGGCAACACGATGTTTCGCGAAGTGCCCCGCGCGTTCGAGGCCATGCGTTATCACTCGCTGGTCGGCGATCCGACATCCCTCCCCGATTGCCTGGAGGTGACGGCCAAAACCTGGGACGACGTGATCATGGCCGTGCGCCATCGCGAGTATCCGATCTACGGGATCCAATTCCATCCCGAATCGATCGGTACTGCCGTCGGCAAGCAATTGCTGCGCAACTTCCTGCACGGCGATCACGGAGGTCGAAATTAGAACGTTTTTGTAGCGACGCTTAATTCAGTTGGAACCGTTTTGCGGCCGCACTGCCGGCGCACACCGGTCACGGAGGAACGGGTTTAGTGCGACGGCGCGGTCGGTTGTTTCGCGCCGAGATTCGCAACCATGAAATTCGCCTTCCTGATTCACCCGCTCTCTGACGAGACCAACTACGTCCTCCATTTCGGCGGCGACGCGCTGCAAAACCGCTGGGGGACCGACCCGGTGGGCTTTTGTCGCGCCGTACACGAGGCTGTCGGATCGTACGAAGACGTGCTCACCGAAGACATCGTCGAGGCCAATCGCGTGGCCGACGAGATGGCCGGGCTCGTTTCGCTCCGCGGCGCGCAGGCCGACGGCCGGTTGTACGAGATTCCGCTGGATGCCATGCGCATTCTGGAAGAGCCAGCCCGCGCCATGGAGTTCATGGAGCAGGCCGTGGAAATGGCCGCGCAGTGGGGGGCGAAAGTCGTCGGGCTGGGTTCAATGACGGGAGTCGTCGGTGGTCAAGGCAAATACCTGTCCGAGCGCAGCCCGGTTCCTGTGACCACAGGCAACAGCCTGACCGTTTTCGCGGCCATCGAGAACGTCCATCACGCGGCCGCCGAGCTGGAAATCGACTTGCGGCACGAAACCGTGGCCGTGGTCGGCGTGCCAGGCAGTATCGCCACGGCGTGCGCGAAATTGCTCGCACCGCATTGCGGGCATTTGATTCTCGTCGGGCGGCGCCCCTCGGATCGAGCGAGCGCGCTGGCCCAGGAACTGGGCGCCTCCCTGGAATTCGACATCGCCACGGCGGTCGCTCGGGCGAAGATCGTCGTCTCGGCCACTTCGGCCGGGCATTGCATCGAGCAGGCGATGCTCAAGCCGTGGAGCGTCGTGGTCGACGTCGCCATTCCGACCGACATTTGCGAATCGCACGCCACGCGCGACGACGTGCTGGTCCTCTCGGGCGGACTGACGCAGATTCCCGATTGCATGCCGCGCACCAGCAAATTCCTGTGGTTCCATCACGGCATGATTCCCAGTTGCCTGGCCGAAACCATGGTGCTGGCCTTGGAAGAGCGCCCCGAATCGTTTTCGCTCGGCCGCAGCCT from Pirellulales bacterium encodes:
- a CDS encoding AMP-binding protein codes for the protein MSDSLAHVRLHLQVLMSEDIRQRWRQVVRESMCHVDAPADDRYWCPELETASRDQLRALQQERVILAYQYLWECSPFYRAKFERAGLAADSIRTLDDLPKIPVTRREEWLENQEANPPWGTFSPLRQEDWTERGWMLFTTSGTTAAQPRVFRHTTHDRDLWSWLGARALYAMGARRGDIAINCFGYGTSVAFWGLHYALNLMGVPVISGGGANTERRAFFIQTYRPTMLLCTPSYALYLGRVMQDAGHSPQESSIRMIVAAGEPGPCVPSTKKRIEDLWHASLHDDFGCTEVAMSPLGYTCREQVRRPDGQVDVHLMEDAYLPEVLHPETMQPVGAGESGVLVVSNLFSESQPILRYVMGDWISVTTEPCLCGRTHARAIGGLKGRNDELIKIRGLMFFPSVIEDAVRRLPEVGDEFKIEIRRVDDMDRIKITVEPNSQIPKGDYATPQQRIARSLKGSLGIDVDVALVPFGTLPRTEFKAKRLFDLREKAF
- the pabB gene encoding aminodeoxychorismate synthase component I encodes the protein MHTASSTTIGRGQRAAFHLVTELELAHPFWQYRRLYEFEPYSFLLDSAKDPEKLGRFSFVGGDPFLVYKAKRRLQPGAPATARIEVTRRHDAEGRPLAAPKVETREADVFDDLRALLAESYVDVACYADQPVPLLAGAVGYLGYEAGYFVEEMPDLGADDLGMPDVYFMFHDVLLAHCHQSERSFLSVVGRGATEEQARARAERLRDQMLARIEAFEAAPPDLAWSGPNPQRAAATTIDVKSHFDLPGYCELVERCKEHIFAGDIFEVCLTHRLETELVGDPWDLYQELRRINPAPFASFLNFPEGHVISSSPERYVSLGVDRVAESRPIKGTRRRGESEADDEAIYQELFSSVKDRAENVMIVDLVRNDFGRVCRFGSVHVPELMIVEPYATVFQMVSTIRGELDEGLDALDLLRASFPGGSMTGAPKIEAMKIIDRLEPVKRGIYSGAIGYLDFSGVMDLSIVIRTLVERNGRCYFNVGGAIVADSVPQAEYYETLDKARALITAVKNLKACQM
- a CDS encoding aminodeoxychorismate/anthranilate synthase component II; the encoded protein is MKTVILDNYDSFTFNLYQYIGETDERPLVFRNDKISFDELTQLAPDRIIISPGPGSPEDPAYFGICRQTILELGPTIPILGVCLGHQGIIYSLGGRVIRAPEVMHGKTSYVYHNGNTMFREVPRAFEAMRYHSLVGDPTSLPDCLEVTAKTWDDVIMAVRHREYPIYGIQFHPESIGTAVGKQLLRNFLHGDHGGRN